From one Actinopolyspora saharensis genomic stretch:
- the sdhC gene encoding succinate dehydrogenase, cytochrome b556 subunit, giving the protein MASTTATAAEGQPRESRPRAKGTLYRGDLGMWSWVAHRITGVLTFFFLFVHVLDTALVRVSPNAYDTVINTYKHPLMIVFELGLLAAVLFHAFNGIRVMLVDFWAEGPRFQRPMLWTVLVLWLVLIIPAAISMITRAVTEMFGG; this is encoded by the coding sequence ATGGCCAGCACAACCGCCACCGCGGCGGAGGGGCAACCGCGCGAGAGCAGGCCTCGCGCGAAGGGCACCCTCTACCGCGGCGACCTGGGCATGTGGTCGTGGGTCGCCCACCGGATCACGGGCGTGCTCACCTTCTTCTTCCTGTTCGTACACGTACTGGACACCGCGCTGGTGCGGGTCTCGCCGAACGCGTACGACACCGTGATCAACACTTACAAACACCCGCTGATGATCGTGTTCGAGCTCGGCCTGCTCGCAGCGGTGCTCTTCCACGCCTTCAACGGGATCCGCGTCATGCTCGTCGACTTCTGGGCCGAGGGGCCGAGGTTTCAACGGCCGATGCTGTGGACCGTTCTGGTGCTCTGGCTGGTGCTGATCATCCCGGCCGCCATCAGCATGATCACTCGTGCCGTCACGGAAATGTTCGGGGGCTAG